In Pseudomonas sp. Q1-7, the genomic window GGGCGATGTGCTGTTCCGCATCGACCCGACGCCCTTCGAGAACAGGGTGAAGTCCATCCAGGCCCAACTGGTGTCGGCGCGCGCCGACCAGTCCCGCGCCCGCGAACTGGCCGCGCGCAACGTGGGCAACCGGCGTGACGTGGACCTCACCACCGCACGGGTGGATGACCTGCAGGCGCAACTCAACATCGCCGAATTCGACCTGGAAAACACCGTGGTGAAGGCACCGAGCAAGGGCTTCGTCACCCACGTTTCGCTGCGACCCGGGGTGCGCGCGGTGAAACTGCCGCTGCGCCCGGCCATGGTGTTCATCCCCGACGAGGGTTTCTACTTCGCAGCCTGGATGCGCCAGAACAGCCAGTTGCGCCTGACCGCGGGCGATGAAGCGGAGGTGGCCTTCGATGGCATTCCCGGCAAGGTGTTCCAGGGCAGGGTGAAGCAGGTGATCGCGGTGATCGGCGAAGGCCAGGTGCAGCCGTCCGGCACGCTGATCAGCTTTACTGGCTCGCCGCCGCCTGGGCGCGTACCGGTGATCATCGAGATCACCGACCCCGACTATGCCCAGTACGCGGCGGTGATGCCCGGCGGCTCTTACGGCCAGGCGGCGCTCTACAGCAAGCATTTCCACCATGTGGCGATCATGCGCAAGATTCTCCTGCGGATGGCGGCCTGGATGAATTACATCTTCCCCTTCCACTGACCGCCGGCGGGATGCTCGGCGATCCAGTGCCGGGCGATTTCCTCGCGGCGGCAGATCCACACCCCCTCATGGCCCTGCAGGTGATCGAGGAAGCGCGCCAGGGCCATGGCGCGGGCCGGGTGACCGCTGATCCGGCCATGCAGGCCGATGCTCATCATCTTCGGTTGCCGCTCGCCTTCGGCCCAAAGGCAGTCGAAGGCGTCCCTGAGCACACGGAGGAAATCCTCCCCCGAGGCGAAGCCGTGGGGCATCAGGTAGCGGGCGTCGTTGTTCACCAGGGTGTAGGGCAGGATCAGGTGCGGTGGCGCGCCGGGCAGCCAGTAGGGCAGGTCGTCGTTATAGGCGTCCGAGCTGTAGAGGAAGCCGCCTTCTTCGCGCAGCAGCCGGCGCGTATTGGCGCTGACCCGCCCGGTGTACCAGCCCACGGGCCGCGTGCCGCAGATTTGCTCGATCAGCTCGATGGTGCGCCGGATATGGCGGCGTTCCTCGTCTTCGGGGATGGCCCGGTAATCCAGCCAGCGGTAGCCATGGCCGGCGACTTCATGACCGGCGGCTCGCAGCGCATGGCCGATCTGCGGCGCCAGCTCCAGGGCGCGGCCCACGGCGAAGGCGGTCAGCGGCAGGCCGCGGGCCTGGAACAGGTCAAGGAGGCGCCAGACGCCCGCCCGTGAGCCGTACTCGTAGAGACCCTCGACGCTGAGGTCGCGTTCGCCGCTGCGGGG contains:
- a CDS encoding HlyD family secretion protein, with product MDLLLVLTYTAFCVAIFKIFKIPLNKWSVPTAVLGGVVLIGALIFTMNYNHPYSEVARTYFVSVPIVPEVSGQVVEVPVKTNQPLEKGDVLFRIDPTPFENRVKSIQAQLVSARADQSRARELAARNVGNRRDVDLTTARVDDLQAQLNIAEFDLENTVVKAPSKGFVTHVSLRPGVRAVKLPLRPAMVFIPDEGFYFAAWMRQNSQLRLTAGDEAEVAFDGIPGKVFQGRVKQVIAVIGEGQVQPSGTLISFTGSPPPGRVPVIIEITDPDYAQYAAVMPGGSYGQAALYSKHFHHVAIMRKILLRMAAWMNYIFPFH
- the puuE gene encoding allantoinase PuuE, translated to MERDLLGYGGKPPHPHWPGDARVAVQFVLNIEEGGESTVLNGDAQSEAYLHELPGRPPRSGERDLSVEGLYEYGSRAGVWRLLDLFQARGLPLTAFAVGRALELAPQIGHALRAAGHEVAGHGYRWLDYRAIPEDEERRHIRRTIELIEQICGTRPVGWYTGRVSANTRRLLREEGGFLYSSDAYNDDLPYWLPGAPPHLILPYTLVNNDARYLMPHGFASGEDFLRVLRDAFDCLWAEGERQPKMMSIGLHGRISGHPARAMALARFLDHLQGHEGVWICRREEIARHWIAEHPAGGQWKGKM